The Peromyscus leucopus breed LL Stock chromosome 4, UCI_PerLeu_2.1, whole genome shotgun sequence genome segment ATTACTAAGTTTTTCAAGCCCTTTAGTTCCTCCCTTGTCTCATTTCAAGACTTCTGTTCCTTATACTCAGCTTTGTGGCCAAGAGGGAACAAACCCTGATTGAACAATGTTGTGAAAGTGTTCTCATATAGTGGCACTGCTGGCAGAGTGGAGGGTTTTGTCTCACCTGAGTCCGCCTCAGGGAAAATTCCCCCCTGCCACTCAGGGCTTAGATCTAAACTGTCCCAAATTAAGCCTACAagccaaaagcttccacaggaatcttttcTAGCCCATGTTCCTCataatatttttacatatcaactcCGATTCTCCCCCAGGAGCCTGCGTCCAGAGTCCCATAGTCAGGGAGCCAAGGACACAGTTCCTCTTCGAACTCCAAGAACCCCTGTACTTGTTGCGGTTCTACCTCAACTCCCTAGTTTTCAGACTTTCTACAAGCAAATATACAAACGTCGGCTTACTATTTCCCTGCCCCATAGCggcttttctttctcagactgctaAATCCACAGTGGCTGCTTGTTTCTGGATGCTGTTTTTTGTGCATCAGGTCTGGCACTAGGGAAATTCTACTCTTACAATAAGTTTCTTCCTACACAATATTCCTGTACCAAAGCCctatattttttcctaatttaatagaaattaagagaaagaaaccTAGACACAGAGAGATACTTGCTGTAGCCTAATTTTTCTACATACACTTTTTGCTCCTGAAGAATAAAATATGACTGCCTAGCCTTTTCTTACAAAACCAAACATGTCTAACTGCTTCCACAGGATTTTTCTACTCTCACTCACTTATCCTCCGTACCCAAGTCCCTGTTTGGGCatcatctgtgggaggccagctcctacCTTTTAAAAGGTTCCTATGAGgaaagaggaataagaaacttatagatagaaagatagcagaggtgagaaagagaaacacaggctagcttcgggaggaccaggatcaaaatccactggccccttctgtcttttcaagagggctttttataacagtgcCAAGGGACAAGACAAAGGATCAAAGCATACCTGCACAGCccagtgcagacccttccaaacgcctagtaaccatgcctgtggtccaatcatcacctatgcagccctgctgggtaaaacaagctcagattcttggactcTGAATAacttctcactaggaaacctctgtgggtctctacaagcTAGCTTTGCATTCagtgtgtagccaaggctggcctcaaacttgaagtcCTCCTCTTTTAGCCTGCCAAGTCCAGGACCACAGGACGAGCACCACCatactctgcctttcctcttctctgcatCATGTATTGACTTTCccatgtgttttaaaaatctttttttttttctttcatttctcaacTGCCTAAGTTGGTTACTTAGTATTACTTCCACTAACCTGTATCCCAGCCCTGAGCCTTACTGAGATATAACTCATATgctataaaataaatccttttgaaGTAATACTCAGACTCGAAAGGAGTCGCTCTTTGGTCCTCAGGCCACCACTAAGGTTTACCCATGTTGTGGTGTGTACCAGTATTTCATTCCTTTGTGTTGCCAAATAATGTTCCATTTTTATGGATGTACCACATCTTATTTATGCAGTTCATCTGTTGACAGGCATTTGGCTCATTCCTGTTTGAAGGCTTTTATGACTAGTGCTACAGTGAACATTGATGTACAATTTTAGTGTGGGTCTGTACTCATTCTTTGTATATATACCCAGGAAAGGAATTGCTCAGCTTTTTTAGAATCAGCTGAACTATTCTCCATGGCAGCTGTATATGAAGCTTCTCATTTCCTGGtaccttttaaagttatttaggcagagtctcactgtatggTACAGGCAGGAATTCATGATCACCCTCCTTCCTTTGCCTctccaggttttattttattttatttttgtttatttattttttttacttatagaggtaaggtttctctgtgtggccctgtctctcccggaactcgctctgtagaccaggctggccttgaactcagaaatccacctgcctctgtctctcagtgctggaattaaaggtgtatgtcactactaccaggctctttttttttttcttttaacttgtcTAGAACTTAGTATGTAgctctgcctgcctatgccttccAGGTGCTataattaaaggtgtacaccgcCACAACTGGCTTGAGCactccttttgtttattttaatgaaagacatttttattattttactatatAACGTTAGTGAATATACCACATTCCATTCTCTCAAGGGGCCAAAAGGTATGAGATAACATTTCTCCTGGCTTCTGAGAAGCTGAAGTGATCAGTAGAGAGGAACGTTTTATAGCGTGTTTTATGGTGGGACCTTGCTCTTCTATCTGCTTTTCAGCATGGGTCGTTTGACTCTTTGTTAGGCACAGAAGTTGACCAAAGTGTAGGCTTTGTGTGCTCATGTGAAATGTCCACAGGTTGCTGTCATAACTCATCCTACCAGAGTGAGCTCTGCTCCGCAGTCATGGCCGTCGGGAAGAGAAGGTGCAAACACTGTGACACACAAGGCAGCTGCACTCTGGGTCGGTGATTCCTGcttcaggatctctgtgtgtcgCCTGTTTGCAGCCATCTTGGTTATCAAGGACCTTTTCAGACTGGCCcaaaaatgatgtttaaaagattctagccaggtggtggtggtgcacgcctttaaccccagcacttggaaagcagagacaggtggatctctgtgagttcaaggccagcctggtctacagagcgagatccaggacaggctccaaaactacacagagaaaccctgtctcaaaaaaaccaaacaaacaaaaaaaagtaaaacctgTATCCtaattaagtaagtaagtaagtaagtaaataaataaataaataaataaataaataaataaataaataaataaaagctaggCATTCTAGCTTTCTTTCTGCAAGCCTGCCATCTTGCCTCTCAAAGTACTTTTATGTGATAGCCATGTTAGTGACTGTGATATCTCACTGTGGTTTCGGTATATTTCTATGGTGACTAGTAATGTTGATAATATCTTAATAGGTGCTTACTGGATTTTTTTAGACCAGGCTATCTTCagatgcacagagatccacctgcctttgcttcctaagtgttgggaCTATAGGCGtgaagccaccacatctggcctgcTTACTGGGCTTTTGTGTTCTTTACTGGAGAACTCCATTGACGTTAGTATCTTCAGACTGTCTATCATACGATGATATGGCTAACCAGCACATTCATTTCTTCATATGATTTTCCCTTGATGAGTATAgcatctcctttctttctgagacatttAGGCATATTGACTTTCCTGGGTTCCTACATTTCTTTAGGTCTTTAGGATTGGAGGCTTTCTTGGAATGTCCAGTGAACGTTAGTTTATTCCTATTTAAAAATGATGCCTTGAAGGTGAGAGCAAGAGAATGCTGCTGTTGTTGACCTTGTAGTAGTATTTAATTCCATCAAGAAATTTAAAGGAGGAAAGTagactggaggtgtagctcaatagtagagcacttgctcagcctGAATGAAGCCTTGATCcttagcaccacacacacacacacacacacacacacacacaccagaaagaaaaaaagggggaacctATATCAGaccaataaaaataacaaaagtcaTGTTGATGTAACAGGTGTATTTTGGTAATATCAATGAAGAAATTACAACACCAGGATAAGACTTCTAACAACATGATGAAATCTATTTTGAATATTGTTGCCATTAATATTCATTTGAATacttgttttcagttctttttagTATATCCCTAGGAATAGAATTTCTGGCTTATAGTTCTCTATTTAGCCCTTTTTCATAATCTTACTGTGACAAAGTATGTGTAACATAAaacttgcctctgtgtgtgtatgagatatGCTACAGGTGCGCTTaccctgcatgcatacatgtagaggTCGGGTTAATGTTGGCCTGTCCTCCTCCATTTTTtcacctgatttttaaaattacatttatatatgcGTGAGGAAGGGGGCATGTACCAAAAAACATCTTGAAGGAGTGGGTTTATCTCCCACCTCGTGGGTcatggagattgaactcaggttagcAGTCTAGGAAGCAAGCAAGGTACCTTAACAACTGAACCAGCTCACCAGCTCACtggttctgagacaggatctgacAGTAGCCCAAAGTGATGTTGTATTCACATcatgagtgttgagattaaagatatgcaaCATCATACCTCACTCCTTGACCCATTTTACAGTGActcttaggatttctgttgctgtgataaaactctgaccaaaagcaacttggggaggaaagggtttattttagcttacaacgccatctttctagtcccagcacccacatgacagctcacaaccatctgtaactccagttccaggggatctgatgccctcttctgatttctacaGGTTCCTGAATGCACACAGTACAcgtactcaggcacacacacatacatttttaaaattagatcacAATTACAAAGGAAATCAATTAGACTAATATGCAGCCTTCAAGACTAAAcatagtacatgcctgtaatcttatcacccaggaagctgaggcagaaggatctggagttagttcaaggccagctcgtGACATTTAATGAGCATTGTCTTAATATTAAACTTATAGCATCATGTATTTGTTTAATGCAGGAACAAGATTTGTCAGTCATCGCATGATTACTATCAATTTAAAGTCATGGTAACCATAAACAGTTTCAGTGTTTATTTCCATAAACAGTTTCAGTGTTTATTTACAACGGAAACTTCTGCGAGTGGGACAGAGTCAGTCATCTGTGGCCCTGTTAGTGGCAGTTACTAGTACTGCTAACAGGAGTCCTTGATCATCTGTGGCCCTGTTAGTGGCAGTTACTAGTACTGCTACAGGAGTCCTTGATTATCTGTGCCCCTGTTAGTGGCAGTTACTAGTACTGCTAACAGGAGTCCTTGAAGAGCTCTTTGCTGAAAGGTGAcagtagtgggggggggggggggtagagcaGCCTGataggagagagaaaacagctcAGACAACTGTGTTGAGAAACTTCCCTGTGTAAGAACACAGAGAAGGAGGGGATCTAGGTTGGGGGCATTGTGGGCCTGTGTATGTTGTTCTGAACACCCATGTTAGAGGAGAGTCATGCAGGAGTGAACAGCAGTGCTGGGGTGTGCTTAGGTAGGTGCAGAAAGCATAGATAGAACCTGTGCCTGGTAGAGAACACAGCTCCTCCTCGACATGGAGAGAGGCAAGCTGCATCTGGAAGAGGTGTGGCAGGTAGGAACACGGACATCAAGCCCTGAGTGAGGAATAGGAGCTGACATAGCCATGTAGCTGAAGGACTGAACAGAGGACCCGAAGCTCCAAGCACCACCCAGAGTAGCTGAGCCTGGAAACTGAGCTGGGTTGGCACCTGAGAGTCCCAAGGACTATTCCATGATAACTTTGTTCTCGGTGTAATTGCTGCAAGCTCTGGGATTTTTCTGTATCACACTACTTTCTATAAAACGTTGAGTTTGTTCCAACACATCCCCTTAAAATTCGGGTTTCCCTCTATGTTGAGGGGCaggtgcagaggtcagaggacaattgagTGAAGCTGACCTCACCCAGCTGGCACTTCACCCGCTGTGCCACCTtgtcagctctgctctgctcattttattttctgcattacTGGGGCTTGAATTGGGGGCCTtgtgaatgtattttaaaaaagaaaaaaaaaaaagtggtagtggcgcacgccttcaatcccagcactcgggaggcagagccaggcgaatctctgtgagttcgaggccagcctgatttacagagcaagttccaggacaggctacaaagctacacagagaaacactatctcgaaaaacaaaaacaaaattaaaaaaaaaaaaaaaaaaaaaaagactaccatGGAACTACATAActtactttcttattttcttatttttgagacagagatgctcagagatcctcctgcctgtctcaagtgctgggattaaaggtgtgcgccactgtgcTTGGCCTTTTAAGTCTGGACACCAGGTCTGAGTGTCTCAAGGTAGATCTTGACCTGTggtcctcccgcctcagcctcccctgTAGCTTGGATCGCAGGCCTGCATTGGTCCAGCTTTGCTGTATCTTGAAGATGGGATTCCAGAGTCCTAACAGTCCCGGTGCTCCTCGTGGACTGGTTTTTCAGGctgtgtgtttggttttgctgGAGTATTGCATTCTCTTTTCAATGTTGCTGCCTTAACACACACCGTCTTCATGTCTGTGTGCTGGGTGTCTTACAGTCCTTCACTGCTGATCTGGTTGTCCTGTTTAATAGAACATATGGTGACCTGGTtgattttatttcagaattaCACAAGTGTAGTCCTTTGCAGAGTGGTTTTATATGGACTCGAGGTTCTTCCTCCTGGTCAGTTTGGAGTCCTGGCCCAGCAGTAAGCACTGTTAGGGTTTGTTTGTACCATTGCCTTTATGTATTTCTGCTACATATACATGTGTCCTAAGGAATATGCAGGCCCCTTCCTTTAGCCTGATTGTGAAATTTATAGAAGCAGCATGCTGTGTggggtttttgatttttttttttttttttttttggtttttcgaaacagggtttctatgtagttttagagcctttcctggatctcgctctgtagcccaggctggcctcgaactcacagagatccgcctgcctctgcctcccgagtgctgggattaaaggcgtgcgccaccgcatTGATTGGTTATGACAGGAGTTCACTATATCACTAAggcctagcctcaaactcagcctcccaagttctgggatcacaagtgtgtatcaccatactttttttttctttcaaacttgaatttgtttttcatgttttttagggggggggggcagggagagggataATTTGCCAGAGCTGGTTctggggatgggactcaggtTTATTGTCAGTTTTAGGGAGCGGGtctgtttacccactgagccatctgagaTGCTGTGTATTGAGCCAGGCAATGATacactgtagttggaagttttctcaggtcctgcccacAGGTACTTATAAAAATACTCactcggaggcttaatattaattaccaattgcatggcctatggcaggcttcttgctagctagctcttatatcttaaacccatttctattcatctgtgttttgctgtGTTGTCTGTGGCTTACCGGTCTGCTAGCATGTTGTTCCTTTGtcggcagctggcatctctctgcctctcctttctcttcttcctatctttcttggattttcctgcctggctccatcttgccctgccataggccagtgcagccttatttatcaaccaatcagagaaacacatattcacgaCATACagaagacatcccccagcagatACACACTTGCAGTCCCAGAATTTTGGAGGGAGAGGTgcgaggatcaggagttcaaggccagcctgggctacataagaacttgtctcaaaacaaagaacccGAACCATTGTTATTGACACCCAGTGGTGTTACATTAACACCTGCACTTgtgttttgttcatttcattGATCTGAACTGCTCAGCAGTGTGCATCCTTCCTGGTCTGCACCACTGGTAAGCAGTGGATTTTCTAGTTTTCTGCTCTGAGTGTTGTTTCTAACAACATGATTAAGACGTAACTGATAGTTGAACCCAGGGTATTGTGCTTGCTAAGCACACACCACCATTGAGCCATACTTGAAACCCTGAGATACAGTTAACATACGAAATTCACCCCTTTATCATACACAATTCATGGAGCCTTAGCTTATTCACAGGGCTGTCTGGATGTCATCACTATGTAATATACAAAATTTTAACCAGCCCCTAAAGAACCTCTACCCATTTAGCCACTACTTTGTGACAAGGTCTTACTGAATAGTCCAGgtaagccttgaacttgtgaacctgcctcagcctcccaagtaaacATCACAGGTATAGACTGGACAGACACtgtaagggcactgactgctctactCAGAAGACCTGGGGTCAGTCTCTAGCACTTACATACTGGCTTCTTGTtttattgtgggttttttgtttttcgtttttttcagacagggtttctctgtgtagccctggctgtcctggaactcagagatctgcctgcctctgcctcccatttcattcatttgttttcaacAGTGTTGTTGAGTGCCCCCAGGCTAGCTTCTGATTCTCCATCCCAAAGTGCTGAGATAGAAAGCAGGAAAAAGGGTTGgcgatttagctcagtggtagagcaaggccctgggttcggtcctcagctcgggggcggggggagaaagcaagaaaaaatagAGGGTGGGGGCTATAACTAAAACGTAGTTAAAGTgtggagtgtttgtgtgtgtgatggatggggaggtgtgaaggtcagagggcacttGGTGGCTCTGTTCTCCTTCCACCTGTAAATGGGTTGGATggacctcaggtcatcaggcatatGACAagtgtttacccactgagccatctcaacagcccctCTCCATTTCTTCTTGAGTCCAtgataatttatatttctttgggAAATTTTTCCCATTTAAGCTGCTGCTAATTTACTACCATAACATTTCCTTAGAAATGGGGATAAGGTTCTGGTTGTAGCAGATAAAGtgactgcctgtctctgcctccaagtgctgggattaacagtctGAGCCGCCATACCCAGCTTTATTCTGACTGTAAGGTCTCTcatagtccaggatggcctcaaactcttgaccCTTGCCTCgatctcctgagggctggaataaCCAGCACTGCCCTCATCTGTTTACATTTTCCTTAACAAGAAGAGATTAGCTGAagcccggggtggggtggggggtgcatgcctttaatcccagcactcaggagacagaggcaggtggatctctgtgagtgtgagggcagcctggtctacagagcaagttccaggacaggcaagtctacatggagaaatcctgttggctttctcttttacattggttctgtgtttcttatttaataagacggttggttacatctacatctggcacccaacgtgacaagaatccattaaaaaccgcttggcttggcagcaggtccgctttcccgcaagggcggcaggctgGGCGGCCCCCTAGTCCGAGCGgcgtttttaaaaaaaaaaaaaacaaaaaaacaaaagcaatgggTTAATGTGTAAGTAAGAACCCattagttttatgtgtgtgtgtaacatgtatatatacacatgtatacgtGAATTCCAATTCCCTTTCCACCCTAACACAGcccatattttattaatatatatgcacacatgtatccATATGTCCATATGTCCATCCTGGCCCCTGTCCAGCACCACCATGTATGCTGAGCTGCTTCTTCTACCTCTCCCAGTCTTAGGAAAAGTCCTCAGCGCTGTGGGCAGTGCCCAGCTCCTGATGTCCCAGAAATTCCAGCAGTTCCGGGGCCTCTGTGAGCAGAACTTGGTGAGTGACTTTACCTCCTCTCCAGGGCTTTCAGCGGGCCTTTGGCGGCCCTGCCCAGAGCCTGCCCCCTCCACACAGAGGAGGTGCTGCCCCCTCATGGCACTATAAAGATGGTGGCCGTACACACCGTGCCCAATACAGGAAGGGCTGAGGCAGTCCTCCAGAAACAACATTCAACCTGGTGTAAAACAACCACATGAGAATTTAAGTCAGTTGGCCCTGACTTACTTCTGTTTAGTCCATTCTATATCCAAAAGGCTGCTGAAGGTAAGACCTAAGGAAATATTACCCCTGTACCAGGTGGGTCACCTCCTCCCTTGCCCATCTGGGGCCCGCCTGCCCCCGGGCCAGAAGCTGAGTCCTGGACAGCATGTCCCTGGATCAGAGTCCTCTCAAACGAATCAGGAGCACAGTGGACAGTGAGTCTCTAGGGCCTGTGGTGAAAAACAACAGATTCCATGATCACAGCTGGCCTACCTCCCTGGGAAACACTGGTCAAGAACGGACCACCCTATAAAATGAGAACTTGGCCTGCCTAGCACAAGAGGACACAATGCCTTCCTTACCTCAGCCCTGTGATAGTGATCCTAGCCATGGCAACAgtcacatgtatgtgcaggacCACTCATGATGAAACTGCTCCCAGGGATCCCCACCATTGGCACTGGCCATGACCAGCGCCAGCTTCATTCACTCACAGATCCTGGCCTGGCCACAGAACAAGGGAGCAAGACTCTGCCCAAAGTCCCTCCTAGTGCCAGGGCTCGAGGCCCATATGTGTGGTGGGGGAGATAAGACGGGCTTCTGCCTTGCTGCCCCACTGACCCTCATCTGCCCCACAGAACCCTGATGCCAACCCCCGTCCaacagcccaggacctggcaggGTTCTGGGACCTGCTGCAGCTGTCCATTGAGGACATCAGCATGAAGTTTGATGAGCTCTACCACCTCAAGGCCAACAGCTGGCAGCTGGTGGAGACCCCCGAGAAGAGGAAGGTGAGCATGGAGCAGTGCGGAGGGGAAGTCCAGGGACAAATTCCTGGTCGGCAATAACGCTGCCCACATCGGTCAGTGCTGCTTGGCTCCCTTCTCCATGTGTCGTCTTGAGCTGGGGCTCACGTCCATCACTTTGCGGGGTCCATGCCTGGCACCTGTCCAGCATGCTGCTCACTGTGTAGTGGAGGCTGTCCCCAAAGCATGCCATTGTGCTCTGCATGTCTAGTAAAAGGGGTCACAAGTGTAGTGGGAAAAAGCAGAATGGCCCTCCTGGGGCAGTGGGGTCTGACCCCAGTTCTGCCTCCTTGTGGCAACTGTGCTTCTGTGAAGCTCAGGGCCTCCTGGAGAGCAGGGGAGCCCAGTCATGTTGACTGTGGCCCTGGTGAGTTCTCCTCCAAGGACAGCATGTGAAGTGGGATGGGATAGAAGTCACTACTTCGGCTGTATCTGTGTCTCAGGTTCCTCCTAATGAGCAGAGTAGGGGTGGGAACGGGGGTTGTCCATCCTCTTCGCTGGAACATTCTAGAGTCTAAGCTTGCTTTTCGCTCCTAAGCCCTGTGCTTCTCCCACCATCATTGCTTCTGTGGCTTTCAGATTCTAGTGTGTGTTGCTCGTGCCAGTCTGGTGTGGAGATGCAGGGTGGGCAATGCCAGCTGCCTGCAGTTAGTAAGGGGCAGTGCCACACAAGACGTGgcacctttattttatttttgttccctCCTCACTGTCTCactaaaggaagagaagaagccaCCACCTCCGGTTCCGAAGAAGCCCGCCAAATCCAAGGCGGCCCTGAGCCGCGACAAAGCCTCTGATGCGGGGGACAAGCAGCGTCAGGAGGCCAGAAAGAGACTCCTGGCAGCCAAGCGGGCAGCGTCTGTGCGGCAGAACTCAGCCACAGAGAGTGCGGACAGCATCGAGATTTATGTCCCTGAGGCCCAGACCAGGCTCTAAGGCCATGAAGGAGCAAGCACTCagttttaaatcattaaaaactCAATGCAAATGGAACAGCGTTTTCTCACCCTTTAGTATGGTTATTATCTCTAGAGACCCTGAGCCAACTTTCCAATTGACACAAACAAGGGCTCACAATGTGGCTTTTCTGGGTCCCTCCAAGCTTTAGGTTATGAAGACTTGACTCAAAAAAACCACAGTCTAGACCCTTTTTCCTTTGGGCTGCCATGGCGGACCAGACGACGACTTGGGCAGCCCTGGCCTGGCCTCCAGATTGCAGTCTCTTTACTGGCTCTGTCTGCTGAGAACTAGCTTGTTTACAAGACGACGGCGACAGTCCAAGGCAGCCTTGGGCCCCTGCCATGTCCCTCCCTTCCCAGCATCCCAcagcttttcttttcccttcagagctCACACAGGGGTCACCATCAAGGCCAGTAGCTTTCTGGTTCACACCCTTTGGGGCTGAgggcacagaggacagagagatgggcaacattcctccctctgcccaccctCCCCGATAAGTGCTCACACACTGTTGGCCCGTGCACACAGACGAggtgcccgcccgcccgccctccgcTGCCATCCAACTGCCTAGACGGTGTCAGGCTGGACTGGCCTCTGAGCAGACAAGGAAAGTGCCGCTCCTTGGAGCAGGGTGGGGAGCCATGGGGACCATGCTCCAGCCCCTTTCTTCAGCAAAAGAAAATTGAGGACTCCCAAGTGGCTTCCAGGGCATTGTCTGTCCTTGGCCGCACCTTCGTCCAGTCCCCCCGGGGCAGGTGGCGGTGTCTGTacgtatgtgtacatatgcacatagacCTTAGAGTGTATATTTAATAAACGCCCATCTGCTCACCCAAGCCCACCAGCGCCGCTGCCACCGGCTCTCGGGGTACCTGCAGGAGGCGGGTGTGTGAATAgcatatatttttacatgtacTATATCTaggtgtgtgtacaagtgtgtgtaaaaatataccTTGTGTGTAAGCAGCCCTTTTTTGGTTGTCCCCCCAACCCATCAGCCTAGCCTCTTAAGTTTTTTATTCTGTTGTAATTTTCATCCCAATCTCTCCTGTTCTCCACTCCTATACTCCTATTCCCAAGGTGTTCTGAGCCCTGAGCTGCAAAGGCCTGGGCCCACAGAGCAGGATGGGGAGGGCAAGGCTGGGTCAGGCCGCCTGGAGGGGGCTGGACCCAGCAGACAGTTCGGCATACCAGGGGCTGTTCTATTCTGTGGGTATGATTCAAGGGCACTGGGGACATCCTCTTGTCTGGCGCATGCTGCAGGGGTCCCCCAGGTGAAGCAAGGCCTGCTCTGGGGGCCTATTCCAGCTTGGCCGCCccctctgtgaccttgggcaagtcacttgaCCTCTGTGTGCCTCaacttcctcctctgtaaaatggggaca includes the following:
- the Dlgap4 gene encoding disks large-associated protein 4 isoform X4; translation: MSSRRDTDSDTQDANDSSCKSSERSLPDCTPHPNSISIDAGPRQAPKIAQIKRNLSYGDNSDPALEASSLPPPDPWLETSSSSPAEPAQPGACRRDGYWFLKLLQAETERLEGWCCQMDKETKENNLSEEVLGKVLSAVGSAQLLMSQKFQQFRGLCEQNLNPDANPRPTAQDLAGFWDLLQLSIEDISMKFDELYHLKANSWQLVETPEKRKEEKKPPPPVPKKPAKSKAALSRDKASDAGDKQRQEARKRLLAAKRAASVRQNSATESADSIEIYVPEAQTRL